GGACATCTATGGTAATCCATCGAGCACCCACGCTTCTGGCCAGAAGGCAAGAGTAGCTATCCATTCCGCTAGGCAGCATATAGCTGCGTTGCTGCACAGTGAGCCTGAAGAATTGTACATTACTTCTGGTGGAAGCGAGAGTAATAACTGGTTATTGAAAGGATATCTCAGTCAATGGGCAGGGACACCTGTACATGTGATTACGTCTGTCATTGAGCATCCTTCCGTCAAGGAGACGCTCAGGTATTGGCGTAATGCCGGTGGAGGCGAAATCACCTGCATCCCTGTAGATACAGAAGGGTTTATTTCCCCGCAAGCCGTGATGGACGCCATTCGACCGGATACCAAATTGATCAGCATCATGCTGGCTAACAATGAGACAGGCGCGATTCAACCTGTGCAGGAAATAGCTCGAATAGCAAGATCTAGGGGGATTTTCATCCACACAGATGCTGTTCAGGCCGTAGGGAAAATGCCAATCCATGTCCGAGAGCTGGGGGTGGATTCGCTGTCTTTTTCCATTCATAAACTGTACGGTCCCAAAGGGATTGGTGGGCTTTATCTCCAATCAGGCTATAAGCTTGATCCACTCCTGCATGGAGGCGGGCAAGAGCAAGGTCTGAGAAGCGGCACAGAGAACGTTCTCTCACTGCTGGGTGCGGCAGAAGCATGCCGTGTGGCCATGCTGGATATGGAGCATTCACAGGTCAAATTGCTCTGGTGCAAAAGACTCCTCGTGGAGAAGCTGCGCGCGATAGCTCCTGGGCTCAAAATCAATGGTTCACTAGATAGTAACCGTACTTTGGCTAATACTGTCAATCTCTGCATTCCCGGTATTAGGGGAGAGGCATTGGCTGCTTATCTGGACCATAGGTATGGCATTGCCGTTTCTGTAGGCTCAGCCTGCAGTTCCAATCATCAGAAGAAACTCTCATACGTGCTGCAAGAGATGGGGCTGGACGAGGCAGATATCCGTTCATCCCTGCGAATAAGTATGGGCAAATTTACAGATGAGATGGATATTCATTATTTGCTAGAGTCCATAGAGAGTGCTTTAACGCATTTCAATCAATTAATGCCAACCTAGTCAATAAGAAGGAGAGGTGTCCTTATGGACAGCAAGCACCGAAATTATGATAAAGCTGCAATAGCCAAAATTATTAAAGAGAAGATCATCATTGAGAACCTTGAATTAAAAGGGGTATCTCCGGATGATATTGCGGACCATGCGCAATTGTTTGGTGAGGGCTTATGTCTGGAATCGGTTGAGGCCTTCTATATTGCAGGAGGGATTGAAGAAGAGTTTGGATTTCACATTGATAGAACGAAGCTTCATCAAATACGTCACCATTTTCAATCCGTCGATACGCTGGCGGCGTATGTCTATGAGCGTGTCGTACCATCCGTATCATAGAGTGGGGGGAACTTATGGGAATTGGCTTCATGAAAGATACTGTGCATACCAATCTTGTGGATTTGCTGCAATTTCGGGCGCTGCTTACGCCGGATTTGAAGATGTACACTTATTTGGTGGACGGCGAGCATGAGGAAGTGAGCATGACTGCAGCCGAGTTGAATCAGCGTGCGATGGCGATCGCTTCTGCTCTGCATGGGCGCGGCAGAACATCTAAGACTGCGCTGCTGCTGTATCCGACGGGGTTGGAATTTATTGCAGGGTTTATGGGGTGTTTATATGCAGGGATCATTCCAATTCCTGCGTATCCGCCTCATATGCGTCGTCCTACACCGCGACTTGATGCCATCATCCGAAGCGCGCGAACGGAGATTGCCCTTTCAACTGCTAAATTAATTGCTGATGTAATGCCTAATGTCAGCGAGGATTCCCTTCTTTCAGGCATGGATTTTATGGCTACGGACACTTTGAATGATAGCCATAAGTTTTTCTGTCTGCCATGTAAGGCAGATGATATCGCGTTCTTGCAATACACCTCGGGGTCAACAGCTGATCCCAAAGGGGTTATGGTCAGCCACGGCAATTTAATTCACAATATGAGTTTGATTGCCAAATATTTTCAGCTCTCCGAGCAGACCCGTATTGTGAATTGGCTGCCCGCCTATCATGATATGGGATTAATCGGACAGCTGCTGATGGCCCTGCATGTAGGTTGTGAACTGATTTATATGTCGCCGGTAAGCTTCATGCAGAAGCCAGTTCGTTGGCTTGAAGCAATCTCTCGATATCGCGCGACGTATAGCGGCGGCCCTAATTTTGCCTATGAGTTATGTGCAGAGAAATTTAATGCTGAAACTGACGGTGACATAGATTTAACTAGTTGGCAGTTGGCTTTCAATGGAGCGGAACCAGTCAGAGAAGAAACTTTGCATACATTTATCCGGACGTTTACTCCTTATGGATTTCAGGCCAAGAGCCTGGTTCCATCGTATGGATTAGCGGAAGGAACGTTGTATGTTTCCGGTTATAAAAGGGAACAGACTTACACAACATTATGGCTCGATGCCGAAAGCTTGGAGCGGGATCTGGCCGTAGTGGTAACGAAGGAGAGTTTATATGCTCGGGCTGTTGTAGGATGCGGAATCCTCGTACCGGAACAGCGAACAGTCATCGTTCATCCTCAAAAAGGCAAGCTGTGCGGAGAGCTTATGATTGGCGAAATTTGGGTCAGCGGTCCCAGTGTGGCGCAAGGTTACTGGGGAAACCCTGAAGCGACTCAGCTTACCTTCCAAGGCACACTGGCTAGTTGCGAAGGTGAACGATTTTTGCGGACAGGAGATCTCGGCTTTATTCATGATAATGAATTGTATATTACTGGGCGAATCAAAGATGTCATGATTGTGGGGGGCCGCAATATCTATCCACAGGACTTGGAATATACGGTGCAGAATTGCCATCCTGCTGTGCGTAAAGAATATATCGCTGCCTTCCAGATTGACGACAAATGTCATCCGAAGATGGCTGCAGGAAGCAGCGGAGAGATCGTCATTGTAGCTGAACTTAACAGGGAATTCCGACATCGCGGGCCCAAAGAGGAGAGCGCTGACCACAGGAGCATGATTCTACAGCGTGATGTGTTGGCAGCCGCTCGTCAAGCGGTGTGGGAACAGTATGAACTTCCGTTGAAAGATCTCGTTCTCATCCGAACGGGGACGATCCCCAAGACGTCCAGCGGCAAAATTCAACGCAGATTGACGAAACAAGGGTATGAAGCGGATACACTTCAGCGGGGATAATATCATTTGAACGGGGGCAGTTATGGATGAAGTCAAGTGATGTAACGAATTGGTTAATAAAAGAAATAGCGCTTCTGCTCGGTAGACACCCAGAGGAGCTTGATATTCGTGAGCCTTTTAGTAGTTATGGACTTGATTCAGCGAAGACGATGCAGCTATCCGGGGAACTGGGCGCCGCTTTGGATATTCCGATATCCCCAACAATATTCTGGGATTATCCAACGATTCATGAACTGTCTTTATATTTGTGCGAAAGAGGATTAAGAGGGAACGATGAAGTGGCCACAGCTTCAAGTATCACTCCAGACCAGCGTGAATCTATCGCTATTGTGGGTATGGGCTGCCGGTTCCCAGGCATTTCGGGTGTCGGTGAATTCTGGGATCACTTACTGTGCGGGACCGATGCGGTAAGGGAGTATCCGGCTGATCGCGAGAAGCTTGGAGAAGTGAAGGTCGATCGTCAAGGCGGATATCTCGATGGCATTGATGGCTTCGACTATCCGTTCTTCCATATCTCATATCGAGAGGCCATTCGTATGGATCCTCAGCAGCGTCTGCTGCTTGAGGTCACCTGGGAAGCGTTGATGGATGCGGGGATTTCGCCGGAGCTATGGGCTAACACGCAAAGTGGTGTATTTATCGGGATTTCTAATAGCGACTATGGAAGGCGTGAATTAGAAGCGGCGGATGGTTTCCATATTCATTCCGCTATGGGCGGTGCGCTGTGCATTGCAGCGAATCGACTATCGTATTTCTTGGGTCTGCACGGGCCCAGTATGGCTATTGATACCGCTTGTTCATCTTCGCTTGTCGCTGTTCACCAAGCCTGTCACAGCATATGGTCAGGCGAAAGTCAGCAAGCTATTGCAGGCGGTGTGAACGTCATACTTTCCAATGGGGTAACTTCCAGTTTAGCTGAAGCAGGGATGCTGGCATCGGACGATCGCTGCAAGACGTTCGATGCCCAGGCGGATGGGTACGTTCGTGGTGAAGGCTGTGGGGTCGTTATTCTCAAGCCATTAACTAAAGCCTTGCAGGATGGCGATGATGTATACGCGGTGATCCCAGGGAGCGCGTTGAATCAGGATGGTCGAAGCAACGGGATTACAGCGCCGAATCAATCGGCGCAGGAGAAGCTGCTTCTCTCGGCGTATGCGCGAGCAGGCATTCGGCCAAGTCAAATTGGCTATATTGAGGCACACGGGACGGGGACATTTCTAGGTGATCCTATTGAAGTTAAAGCTTTGGGCCAAGTGCTCTCTAATGGCAGACAGGCAGATGACTTCATCTACCTCGGTTCGGTGAAGAGCAGCATCGGTCATCTGGAGTCGGCGGCGGGGATTGCAGGACTCATAAAGACTGCGCTCATTATGAAACACGAAGTAGTTCCGCCAAATCTGCATTTTCACACGTGGAATCCCGAGATTCCACGCGCAGGCTTTCCTTTCTTAGTACCTGTAAAGTGTGAGACTTTGAAGCTGGGAGATGATGTGTATGCAGGCGTCAGCTCGTTTGGATTTGGCGGGACTAACGCGCATATTGTCCTTGGCAAGCCGCCTCTTGTACGCAATGTGGATCACACTTCGGAGATGGAACCTTTTGTATTCACGTTATCCGCTGCTCGTAAAGATGGACTATCCCTACTAGCTCAGAAGTATGTTCATTGGCTGCAGAAGGCTGAAAAGTATGATCTCCCAGCCATGGGGGCTGCATTGTCGCGAGGCAGGAAGCATCATGAACATAGATTGGCGATCGTTGTATCCTCTAAGGAAAGTCTAATAACTGCACTGCAAGATTATGTCCGTGCATCTGAAAGCAGCTCTTTATGGCACTATGGGTATGTAGCGAGCCAACCTGCGGAGGCTGTCTTCTGGTTCGGTGATTACGACGGGGAAAACCCGGGCGATACCGGAGAGGAAGTTATCATTAACGATCCGGTGTTTCGCCAATCTTACTTTGTGGTGACACAGTTATATCGCAATCTGGCTGATGATGCCTTTCAGCAAGAAGGCAAGTTTAACGCGTTTGCCAAACAATATGCTTATGCGCAGATGCTGCGTCATTGGGGGATAACCCCCAAATCATGCGTTGGGGAAGGGATAGGTCGCCTGACAGCAGATGTGCTGGATGGTCGATTATCTCTCGTGCAGGCCGCCCAAAGTCTAGTTCAAGGCGAGCCTACAGATTTGGGGCAGTTGGAGATAGGAGTCGATTTCAAAGATATCGCTATTTGTCTGTTGACGGTCCCGCCAGGAGTGGCACAGTATGCAAACACCGTCATCGTTATCGAGTGCCGTGATGAACTTGCCTGTTTGCAAGTACAGTGTGACTTGTACACCAAGGGGCTATTGGTGCCTGCAGGATCCGCCCGCACCCGGAAGTTATCCCACATGCTTCCGACTTATCCATGGCACCATCAATCTTGTTGGAAGACTACGATAGCGAATGCCGAAGAGCCGAATAACATCACTTGTTTTTGTTAAATGGAGGAGTGGGGGGTTGTGTTGAGACGAATCGATATTGTTGTCATTGGCGGTGGGCAAGCGGGTCTTTCTGTAGGTTATTATTTGCACTTGGAACAGAGGGGGTTCGTCATTCTGGACCAAAGTCCCGAAGTGGGACATTCCTGGAGCAGTCGGTATGACTCTTTAACACTTTTTACGCCTCGGAGGTATAGTGCTTTACCGGGTTTGCCGCTTCCTGGAGATCCATGGGATTACCCGACGAAGGATGAGATAGCTGATTATTTGCGGTGCTATCAAGATCGCTTTGCGCTCCCGGTTCAAGTGGAAACTGAGGTGATTAGTCTTGCTCATCGGAAGGGCCGCTATTATGTCACGACGAATAAAGGAACTTGGATAGCCAATCAAGTTGTGGTAGCAACAGGCCCTTTTCAATCTCCTTATGTCCCGTCGATCGCCGATTCCCTAAGTGCAGACGTGCTGCAGATGCATACGTTTGATTATCGTAACCCGGAGATGTTGCCTCTGGCAGATACACTGGTGATCGGAGGAGGGAATTCCGGTGCCCAAATTGCGCTTGAGCTTTCCCGCAGCAGGCGGGTTTATCTGTCCGTCGGCCACAACATTCAATTTATGCCTTATCGATTCCTTGGCAAAAGTCTTTTCTGGTGGTATGAATTAATCGGATTGCTGCGTAAGTCACCAGATTCATGGGTTGGGCGACGATTTCAGAAGAAGAAGGATCCGCTTTACGGTTATGAACTGCGTGAAGCTATAGCGAGCGGCCGTATTAAACTGTTAGGAAGAGCAGTTCAGGCGCAGGGGAAGCAAATTTCATTCGCAGATGGATTCAGTCTAGAAGTGGACACAATCCTCTGGGCAACTGGTTTTCGAATGGACTATCCTTGGATTCATATTCCGGAAATGGCTCGCGATCATGCAGGGATCGAGCACGAACGGGGCGTGACCGCGATACCCGGTTTGTATGTTGTAGGTCTGCCTTGGCAATCTTGCCGAGGATCAGCGCTGATCGGGTGGGTGCATCGGGATGCCGAGTTCATAAGCCGCATGATTATACAATACGGAGAATGCTATGCCAATGAAGATAATAGCTACGAAGATTTGTCCTCATACGGAAGTTGAAATTTGGCACTCACTTGAGGTTCATCTCGATGAGGCGAGAAGGAACAAGATCGGCAAATGCCTGCAAAAGAAACAGCAGCAAAGAATGATAATCGGAGATATCTTGCTGCGATATGCGCTGCAGCAAGAGTTTGGCAGTGCCCCCGGGTTGCTGCGGATAGGTTACGGACCATACGGAAAGCCATGGCTATACGAACGGCCTGAGGTCTTCTTTAACATTTCTCATGCTGGGGAATGGGTAGCAGTTGCACTCGGTTCACGTGAGGTGGGAATAGATGTTGAGATTCAGGGCCCACGGTTTGCGAAGTTGGCCGATTGCCTGCTTTCCCCTTCGGAACTAAGGGACTTCCAAAGCATTCAAGACCAGGATACGTTTCTTTGCCGACGTTGGGTCATGAAAGAGAGCTTCGTCAAGATGATTGGTCTCGGGCTTGGTTGTCCTTTGACGAGCGTATCCTTTGTGATGATCTCGCATCAAGACGCCTTCACCGTGTACGAAGAGCAAGGCTATTTCTGCCGAGTGTATGAATTGGCGTCCAGCTACCCTTTGGCGGTAAGCTGCGCGGACTATCGGTTTCCTGATCAGGTGACGATTCTTCCTTTTGAGCGATTGCTCCATTGGGCACTCGTTGCCTCACCCCTCGTGTAATAAACTGGAATAAAGCGTTAATAGACAGAACTTAGCCCCGCCTCTGCCCTGGCACTGCATCCACCCGCACCTGCATCCGCACAATCAATCGGTTGCTCTAATGAACTGAATGATGCTTATAGACGAGAAAACAGCCTCTTTTATGATCTAATGAACTGCATTGGCGTTATCGAGCAGTTTATAGCCGGAATGGTGACCGTTTGCTTGAGATAACGTGAGGGGGGTTCATTAGATTTTCAAAATGCCCAATTTTGATCAAATAAAGGGTGTTGAGTTCGTAAGGGGGCTCACCGCAGTTTCAAAAGGTTTCTGCTTCGAGGCTTACAGCAGCGTAGAAGCCATAAATAAAAGAGCTAAGCGTACAAAGACGCTTAGCTCTTTTTGTATTCTTTATATTAGGCTTCTACCAAGCATAAGCTTCGGGAGCCGGTTTCCCAGGTCCGGGGAAAATGTCATCCAATTTGCTCAACGTATCCTCACTCAGGGTAACTTCGGGTACGCGCAATGAGTCTTGGAGCTGCTCGATGGTTCTCGGTCCAATGATGGGCGAAGTCACGGCTGAATGAGATAGTACCCAGGCCAAGGCGACAACGTCTTCTTTTTCCCCGATTTCCTTGCAAAGTGCTGAGAATTGTTCCAATTGACTCCGATGTTTCTCAATCCGTTCGGCGGAACGCGCACTGCGGGCACCTGTCCCGGCCAAGGCGTTGCGGCCCAGCAATCCTCCGGCAAGAGGACTCCATGGAATGACACCAAGACCAAGCTTCTCTGAAGCGGGAAGGACTTCCAGCTCCGGCAGTCTGGCGAGTAGATTGTACATGTGCTGTTCAGAGACCAAGCCTAGGAAATGACGGGCTTTGGCCTCCGCTTGGGCACAGGCAATGTGCCAGCCAGCAAAGTTGCTGGAGCCGATATAGTCAACGGTACCTTGGTTCACCGCGGCTTCGAATACGCCCCATAGCTCATCCCAGGATACGTTGCGGTCGATATGATGCATTTGGTAAAGCTCTATATGGTCGGTTTGGAGCCTCTTGAGTGATGCTTCCAGATGACGTCTGATTTTGTAAGCGGATAAGCCCCGTTCAGCATTGGGACCATCGTGGGGATCATTCATATCCCCGTAGGCTTTGGTTGCGAGAATGACTTTCTCTCTGCGGCCGCCGCCTTGTTTGAACCAGCGTCCGATGATTTCTTCGGTCCAGCCTCTTTTATCAACTCCGCCGTAGACGTTAGCTGTATCGAAGAAATTGATTCCCGCATCCAGTGCGGCATCCATGATTCGAAAGGCATCTTTCTCCTCTGTTTCCGGTCCAAAGTTCATCGTTCCCAGGCAAAGTTGGCTAACCTTGAGTCCAGATTTCCCTAAATACGAGTATTTCATGATTCATCCTCCCACGTTCCTCTTGATATTAGTAAAAACTAAAAGGTCTGAAGACTTGTACGTGTGACAATTTATATTCTAACGAAGTTTCTCGATCTGTGTAAGTAGTGAAATTGTTTTCAGTATATGAGCTTGGCGTGATTAACTAACGTTGAAGTTATTAACTAACCTAGGGGGAGAGCTTCTTGTGAAGTAATACCTTATTTTAGAACTACTGAGTAATTATCGAAGATTAAAGCATAAAGCAGAGGGGTCACTTTGGTGCCAAAAAGTCATTTTTCAGAGATATAAACAATTTTCAAAATATACACAACTGCCTTAACTATTTACCCTGCGTTTCTAGATAGTTGCTCTTGAATGAGCTTTCGGACTCAGAAGTCGTTATTTTGTGCTTTTCAAATTCTTCTTTTAACCATATTAACTTATCTGGCTTCGCTATGTTTTCATCCACATCTAAATAGTCGCCATGCTGATCGAGAATGAAGACATTATTCCCCTTTTGCTGATCAACCATATTGATTTGCTTGATGTTATCGAGCAGCCATTCCGGCTTCACATTGATCACTACAGCGCCGTTTGGTTTTTCAGCGTTTAATGAGGTTTCATACATAAAGTAGGAAAGGACACGTTCATTTTTACTCGATTCATTCACTACTTTGTGGATATTGCGAAAAATAGGCTTTAGTTTAGGCAGCAATTGATTGGCATTAAACAGCCCAAGCAACTGTGGATCATCAAAAAAAATCGGTGAGCCCGCATTGTAAAATTGATCGAGATTGCGATTATATATGCTGATGGAGTGAATGTAGGGATAAGAGGAGGTCAGTGAGTTGACCACATTATTAATGCGCTTAATTACGTCGACCATATTTTCCTGCTCGGCAAACATAATGGAAGTGATTTCGCTATTGAGGTAGAGGGATTGCGTGAGTCGACTCATGGTTTCATTCATTAGATTGGTATTGTATTTGACTTGCAGCAGCAATTTTTTGCTGTTGTCGGATTCCTTATTAATCATTAAGCTTTGGGCATTGAAATAAATAATAATCGATAGAAGGCCAACAATGAATAGAACGGATGCACTGATCCACAATACGATTTTGAAAAGAAAGCGTTTGGAGGCAAACAATGCGCTTAGCTTCATGGATTATTCTTCCCCTTCTATGCCTTGTAGAAGAGAGAATAGC
Above is a genomic segment from Paenibacillus sp. HWE-109 containing:
- a CDS encoding type I polyketide synthase, coding for MKSSDVTNWLIKEIALLLGRHPEELDIREPFSSYGLDSAKTMQLSGELGAALDIPISPTIFWDYPTIHELSLYLCERGLRGNDEVATASSITPDQRESIAIVGMGCRFPGISGVGEFWDHLLCGTDAVREYPADREKLGEVKVDRQGGYLDGIDGFDYPFFHISYREAIRMDPQQRLLLEVTWEALMDAGISPELWANTQSGVFIGISNSDYGRRELEAADGFHIHSAMGGALCIAANRLSYFLGLHGPSMAIDTACSSSLVAVHQACHSIWSGESQQAIAGGVNVILSNGVTSSLAEAGMLASDDRCKTFDAQADGYVRGEGCGVVILKPLTKALQDGDDVYAVIPGSALNQDGRSNGITAPNQSAQEKLLLSAYARAGIRPSQIGYIEAHGTGTFLGDPIEVKALGQVLSNGRQADDFIYLGSVKSSIGHLESAAGIAGLIKTALIMKHEVVPPNLHFHTWNPEIPRAGFPFLVPVKCETLKLGDDVYAGVSSFGFGGTNAHIVLGKPPLVRNVDHTSEMEPFVFTLSAARKDGLSLLAQKYVHWLQKAEKYDLPAMGAALSRGRKHHEHRLAIVVSSKESLITALQDYVRASESSSLWHYGYVASQPAEAVFWFGDYDGENPGDTGEEVIINDPVFRQSYFVVTQLYRNLADDAFQQEGKFNAFAKQYAYAQMLRHWGITPKSCVGEGIGRLTADVLDGRLSLVQAAQSLVQGEPTDLGQLEIGVDFKDIAICLLTVPPGVAQYANTVIVIECRDELACLQVQCDLYTKGLLVPAGSARTRKLSHMLPTYPWHHQSCWKTTIANAEEPNNITCFC
- a CDS encoding cache domain-containing protein; translation: MKLSALFASKRFLFKIVLWISASVLFIVGLLSIIIYFNAQSLMINKESDNSKKLLLQVKYNTNLMNETMSRLTQSLYLNSEITSIMFAEQENMVDVIKRINNVVNSLTSSYPYIHSISIYNRNLDQFYNAGSPIFFDDPQLLGLFNANQLLPKLKPIFRNIHKVVNESSKNERVLSYFMYETSLNAEKPNGAVVINVKPEWLLDNIKQINMVDQQKGNNVFILDQHGDYLDVDENIAKPDKLIWLKEEFEKHKITTSESESSFKSNYLETQGK
- a CDS encoding acyl carrier protein; this translates as MDSKHRNYDKAAIAKIIKEKIIIENLELKGVSPDDIADHAQLFGEGLCLESVEAFYIAGGIEEEFGFHIDRTKLHQIRHHFQSVDTLAAYVYERVVPSVS
- a CDS encoding fatty acyl-AMP ligase, which translates into the protein MGIGFMKDTVHTNLVDLLQFRALLTPDLKMYTYLVDGEHEEVSMTAAELNQRAMAIASALHGRGRTSKTALLLYPTGLEFIAGFMGCLYAGIIPIPAYPPHMRRPTPRLDAIIRSARTEIALSTAKLIADVMPNVSEDSLLSGMDFMATDTLNDSHKFFCLPCKADDIAFLQYTSGSTADPKGVMVSHGNLIHNMSLIAKYFQLSEQTRIVNWLPAYHDMGLIGQLLMALHVGCELIYMSPVSFMQKPVRWLEAISRYRATYSGGPNFAYELCAEKFNAETDGDIDLTSWQLAFNGAEPVREETLHTFIRTFTPYGFQAKSLVPSYGLAEGTLYVSGYKREQTYTTLWLDAESLERDLAVVVTKESLYARAVVGCGILVPEQRTVIVHPQKGKLCGELMIGEIWVSGPSVAQGYWGNPEATQLTFQGTLASCEGERFLRTGDLGFIHDNELYITGRIKDVMIVGGRNIYPQDLEYTVQNCHPAVRKEYIAAFQIDDKCHPKMAAGSSGEIVIVAELNREFRHRGPKEESADHRSMILQRDVLAAARQAVWEQYELPLKDLVLIRTGTIPKTSSGKIQRRLTKQGYEADTLQRG
- a CDS encoding 4'-phosphopantetheinyl transferase family protein — protein: MKIIATKICPHTEVEIWHSLEVHLDEARRNKIGKCLQKKQQQRMIIGDILLRYALQQEFGSAPGLLRIGYGPYGKPWLYERPEVFFNISHAGEWVAVALGSREVGIDVEIQGPRFAKLADCLLSPSELRDFQSIQDQDTFLCRRWVMKESFVKMIGLGLGCPLTSVSFVMISHQDAFTVYEEQGYFCRVYELASSYPLAVSCADYRFPDQVTILPFERLLHWALVASPLV
- a CDS encoding flavin-containing monooxygenase yields the protein MLRRIDIVVIGGGQAGLSVGYYLHLEQRGFVILDQSPEVGHSWSSRYDSLTLFTPRRYSALPGLPLPGDPWDYPTKDEIADYLRCYQDRFALPVQVETEVISLAHRKGRYYVTTNKGTWIANQVVVATGPFQSPYVPSIADSLSADVLQMHTFDYRNPEMLPLADTLVIGGGNSGAQIALELSRSRRVYLSVGHNIQFMPYRFLGKSLFWWYELIGLLRKSPDSWVGRRFQKKKDPLYGYELREAIASGRIKLLGRAVQAQGKQISFADGFSLEVDTILWATGFRMDYPWIHIPEMARDHAGIEHERGVTAIPGLYVVGLPWQSCRGSALIGWVHRDAEFISRMIIQYGECYANEDNSYEDLSSYGS
- a CDS encoding cysteine desulfurase family protein codes for the protein MVGRYFDYNSTTPLDPRVCQVITESMDIYGNPSSTHASGQKARVAIHSARQHIAALLHSEPEELYITSGGSESNNWLLKGYLSQWAGTPVHVITSVIEHPSVKETLRYWRNAGGGEITCIPVDTEGFISPQAVMDAIRPDTKLISIMLANNETGAIQPVQEIARIARSRGIFIHTDAVQAVGKMPIHVRELGVDSLSFSIHKLYGPKGIGGLYLQSGYKLDPLLHGGGQEQGLRSGTENVLSLLGAAEACRVAMLDMEHSQVKLLWCKRLLVEKLRAIAPGLKINGSLDSNRTLANTVNLCIPGIRGEALAAYLDHRYGIAVSVGSACSSNHQKKLSYVLQEMGLDEADIRSSLRISMGKFTDEMDIHYLLESIESALTHFNQLMPT
- a CDS encoding aldo/keto reductase yields the protein MKYSYLGKSGLKVSQLCLGTMNFGPETEEKDAFRIMDAALDAGINFFDTANVYGGVDKRGWTEEIIGRWFKQGGGRREKVILATKAYGDMNDPHDGPNAERGLSAYKIRRHLEASLKRLQTDHIELYQMHHIDRNVSWDELWGVFEAAVNQGTVDYIGSSNFAGWHIACAQAEAKARHFLGLVSEQHMYNLLARLPELEVLPASEKLGLGVIPWSPLAGGLLGRNALAGTGARSARSAERIEKHRSQLEQFSALCKEIGEKEDVVALAWVLSHSAVTSPIIGPRTIEQLQDSLRVPEVTLSEDTLSKLDDIFPGPGKPAPEAYAW